In Lysobacter luteus, a single window of DNA contains:
- a CDS encoding GspH/FimT family pseudopilin encodes MAHEAHIRTGGYTLVELMVTLAVLTVTLTIGVPAFAGVIQRAREANAYHLLTASLAAARIAAVKDGTAVSVCPSPDGARCRGDGVWEGGWIVYSDPGDEGQPRDARAVLQHVEGIGPGLALRSSSGRKRVRFTPDGWSYGRNLSVRLCGLEGSRLLGKVVVNNAGRPRSERYGAGEPCPYLL; translated from the coding sequence ATGGCGCACGAAGCGCACATACGTACCGGCGGGTACACCCTGGTCGAACTGATGGTGACGCTGGCGGTGCTCACGGTGACGCTGACGATTGGCGTGCCCGCGTTTGCGGGCGTCATCCAGCGCGCCCGGGAGGCGAACGCCTACCACCTGCTGACAGCCTCCCTGGCCGCCGCCCGGATCGCCGCGGTGAAGGACGGAACCGCCGTGTCCGTGTGCCCGAGCCCCGACGGCGCCCGCTGTCGGGGCGACGGGGTCTGGGAAGGTGGCTGGATCGTCTACAGCGACCCGGGCGACGAGGGCCAGCCGCGGGATGCCCGGGCGGTACTCCAGCACGTCGAGGGCATCGGCCCGGGATTGGCCCTGCGAAGCTCAAGTGGGCGCAAGCGGGTCCGGTTCACCCCGGACGGCTGGTCGTACGGCCGCAACCTGAGCGTGAGGCTGTGCGGGCTCGAGGGGAGCCGCCTGCTCGGGAAGGTGGTGGTGAACAATGCGGGGCGGCCGCGGAGCGAGCGCTATGGCGCGGGAGAACCCTGCCCTTACCTGCTCTGA
- the rpmI gene encoding 50S ribosomal protein L35, producing MPKIKTHRGAAKRFRKTASGKFKCGHANRSHILTKKATKRKRNLRQTNHVRAEDAGRITRMLPYA from the coding sequence ATGCCCAAGATCAAGACCCACCGCGGGGCGGCCAAGCGTTTTCGCAAGACCGCGTCCGGCAAGTTCAAGTGCGGCCACGCCAACCGTAGCCACATCCTCACCAAGAAGGCGACCAAGCGGAAGCGCAACCTGCGGCAGACGAACCACGTCCGCGCCGAGGATGCCGGTCGTATCACCCGCATGTTGCCGTACGCCTGA
- the uvrB gene encoding excinuclease ABC subunit UvrB: MTDSSIDIPATTSPSPDAPAREGVFQLVSPYQPAGDQPQAIEKLSAGFEAGLAHQTLLGVTGSGKTYTIANVIQRVQKPTLVMAPNKTLAAQLYGEFKQFFPHNAVEYFVSYYDYYQPEAYVASSDTFIEKDSSVNEHIEQMRLSATKALLERRDCIIVCTVSAIYGLGDPNEYFRMVLHMVRGERIDQRELIRRLTEMQYSRNDTELRRGTYRVRGEVIDVHPAESEMEAVRIELFDGEIENVTAFDPLTGETLRKLQRYTIYPKSHYVTTRRTVLDAVDAIKDELRVRLEQLYAQNKLVEAQRLAQRTQFDLEMLAEVGYCNGVENYSRHLTGHMPGEPPPCLFDYLPPDALLVCDESHVTVPQVGAMYKGDRSRKETLVEFGFRLPSALDNRPLKFEEWEGRSPRAIFVSATPGKYELEHSAGEVTELVVRPTGLIDPEVEIRPVATQVDDVLGEITKRTAMGDRVLITTLTKRMAENLTEYLGEHGVRVRYLHSDIDTVERVEIIRDLRLGKFDVLVGINLLREGLDMPEVSLVAILDADKEGFLRSTGSLIQTIGRAARNVRGKAILYADRMTDSMKRAIEETDRRRAKQVEYNTEHGITPQSVSRPVVDVMEGARVDPDSLKGRNRARKAAEEAAEYAALSPGQLAARIRKLEQQMYQHARDLEFEQAASVRDELHRLKEQGFAA, encoded by the coding sequence ATGACCGACTCTTCGATCGACATCCCCGCCACGACCAGCCCGTCGCCGGACGCGCCGGCTCGCGAGGGTGTGTTCCAGCTCGTCTCGCCCTACCAGCCTGCCGGCGACCAGCCGCAGGCCATCGAGAAGCTGTCGGCCGGCTTCGAGGCGGGCCTGGCCCACCAGACCCTGCTTGGGGTCACGGGGTCCGGCAAGACGTACACGATCGCCAACGTGATCCAGCGGGTGCAAAAGCCGACCCTGGTCATGGCGCCCAACAAGACCCTGGCGGCGCAACTGTACGGCGAGTTCAAGCAGTTCTTCCCGCACAACGCGGTCGAGTACTTCGTCAGCTATTACGACTACTACCAGCCCGAGGCCTACGTGGCGTCATCGGACACCTTCATCGAGAAGGACAGTTCGGTGAACGAGCACATCGAGCAGATGCGCCTGTCGGCGACCAAGGCGCTGCTGGAGCGGCGCGACTGCATCATCGTCTGCACCGTCTCGGCGATCTACGGGCTCGGCGATCCCAACGAATACTTCCGGATGGTGCTGCATATGGTCCGCGGCGAACGGATCGACCAGCGGGAGCTGATCCGGCGCCTGACCGAGATGCAGTACTCGCGAAACGACACCGAGCTGCGACGCGGCACCTACCGCGTCCGGGGCGAGGTGATCGACGTGCACCCGGCCGAGTCGGAGATGGAAGCCGTGCGGATCGAGCTGTTCGACGGCGAGATCGAGAACGTCACCGCGTTCGACCCCCTCACCGGCGAGACGCTGCGCAAGCTCCAGCGCTACACGATCTACCCCAAGTCCCATTACGTGACCACGCGCCGCACGGTGCTCGACGCCGTCGATGCGATCAAGGACGAGCTCCGGGTGCGGCTGGAGCAGCTGTATGCGCAGAACAAGCTCGTCGAGGCGCAGCGGCTGGCCCAGCGCACCCAGTTCGACCTGGAGATGCTGGCCGAGGTCGGCTACTGCAACGGTGTCGAGAACTACAGCCGCCACCTGACCGGCCACATGCCCGGCGAGCCGCCGCCGTGCCTGTTCGACTACCTCCCGCCGGACGCGCTGCTGGTCTGCGACGAGTCGCACGTGACCGTCCCCCAGGTCGGTGCGATGTACAAGGGCGACCGCTCGCGCAAGGAGACGCTGGTGGAGTTCGGGTTCCGGTTGCCGTCGGCGCTGGACAACCGGCCGCTGAAGTTCGAGGAATGGGAGGGGCGCTCGCCCCGGGCGATCTTCGTGTCCGCCACGCCGGGCAAGTACGAACTGGAGCACTCGGCAGGCGAGGTCACCGAGCTGGTCGTGCGGCCCACCGGGCTGATCGACCCCGAGGTGGAGATCCGGCCCGTCGCGACCCAGGTCGACGACGTGCTCGGTGAAATCACCAAGCGCACCGCGATGGGCGACCGCGTGTTGATTACCACGCTCACCAAGCGCATGGCCGAGAACCTGACCGAATACCTCGGCGAGCATGGCGTCCGGGTGCGCTACCTGCACTCGGATATCGACACGGTCGAGCGCGTCGAGATCATCCGCGACCTGCGGCTCGGCAAGTTCGACGTGCTGGTCGGCATCAACCTGCTGCGCGAGGGCCTGGACATGCCCGAGGTGTCGTTGGTGGCGATCCTCGACGCCGACAAGGAAGGCTTCCTGCGTTCGACCGGCTCGCTGATCCAGACCATCGGCCGCGCCGCGCGCAATGTCCGCGGCAAGGCGATCCTGTACGCCGACCGGATGACCGACTCGATGAAGCGGGCGATCGAAGAGACCGACCGCCGTCGCGCCAAGCAGGTCGAATACAACACCGAACACGGCATCACGCCGCAGTCGGTGAGCCGCCCGGTCGTCGATGTGATGGAGGGTGCGCGGGTCGATCCGGACTCGCTGAAAGGGCGTAACCGTGCCCGCAAGGCGGCGGAAGAGGCTGCAGAGTACGCGGCGCTCAGCCCCGGCCAGCTGGCCGCACGCATCAGGAAGCTCGAGCAGCAGATGTACCAGCACGCCCGCGACCTGGAGTTCGAGCAGGCGGCATCGGTCCGCGACGAGTTGCACCGGCTCAAGGAGCAGGGTTTCGCCGCATAG
- a CDS encoding type IV pilin protein has protein sequence MIKSFRTPRRAVAGFTLIELMIVVAIIAILAGIAYASYDFAMIKSRRNAAAGCALEGAQFMERYYTTNLTYVGAALPASDCQNELQGHYAIALAASAARTYSITATPQNHQATKDTKCGTLSLDQTGTRGITGTAGSASECW, from the coding sequence ATGATCAAGAGTTTTCGCACTCCGCGCCGCGCGGTCGCGGGCTTTACCCTCATCGAGCTGATGATCGTGGTGGCGATCATCGCAATCCTGGCGGGCATCGCGTATGCCAGCTACGACTTCGCGATGATCAAGAGCCGTCGAAACGCGGCAGCCGGTTGTGCGTTGGAGGGCGCGCAGTTCATGGAGCGCTACTACACCACGAACCTGACCTACGTCGGCGCCGCGCTCCCGGCCAGCGACTGCCAGAACGAGCTGCAGGGGCACTACGCCATTGCGCTCGCAGCGTCGGCGGCGCGGACCTACAGCATTACGGCGACCCCGCAGAACCATCAGGCCACCAAGGACACCAAGTGCGGGACCCTGTCGCTGGACCAGACCGGGACCCGCGGGATCACCGGCACGGCCGGATCGGCCTCCGAATGCTGGTAA
- the thrS gene encoding threonine--tRNA ligase, translating to MIAITLPDGSRREFDHPVSVADVAGSIGPGLAKAALAGKVDGKLVDTGFRIDHDAALEIVTDRHPDALEVLRHSTAHLLAQAVQRLFPGAQVTIGPVIDNGFYYDFAYERPFTPEDLPAIEAEMQKIVKEAQPVSRSVKSRDEAVAFFKGIGEHYKAEIIESIPADQDLSLYSQGEFTDLCRGPHVPGTDKLRSFKLMKVAGAYWRGDHNNQMLSRIYGTAWLNDKDLKAYLLQLEEAEKRDHRRIARQQDLFHLQEEAPGLIFWHPKGWSIWQVVEQYMRKVYRDSGYDEVRCPQILDVSLWQKSGHWDNYQENMFFTESEKRTYALKPMNCPGHVQVFNHGLHSYRDLPIRYGEFGACHRNEPSGALHGILRVRGFTQDDGHVFCTEGQIESEVTAFHRQAMAVYADFGFTDVQVKLALRPEPRLGDDATWDKAEDALRSALHSAGVEWEELPGEGAFYGPKIEYHLRDAIGRTWQLGTMQVDFMMPGRLGAEYVDEHSQKRHPVMLHRAIVGSMERFIGILIEHHAGQFPAWLAPVQAVVMNITDAQADHVEEVRKSLANQGFRVQSDLRNEKIGYKIREHTLQRVPYLLVVGDREKENGMVAVRTRGGEDLGLMTTAEFAARLRDEDAG from the coding sequence ATGATTGCAATCACGCTCCCCGACGGTTCCCGCCGCGAATTCGACCACCCCGTTTCCGTCGCCGACGTCGCCGGCTCGATCGGCCCCGGCCTGGCCAAGGCCGCGCTGGCCGGCAAGGTTGACGGCAAGCTGGTCGACACCGGCTTCCGGATCGACCACGACGCCGCGCTCGAGATCGTTACCGACAGGCACCCCGACGCGCTCGAGGTGCTGCGCCATTCCACCGCGCACTTGCTTGCCCAGGCCGTGCAGCGCCTGTTCCCGGGCGCGCAGGTGACCATCGGCCCGGTCATCGACAACGGGTTCTATTACGACTTCGCCTACGAGCGCCCGTTCACGCCCGAGGACCTGCCGGCCATCGAGGCCGAGATGCAGAAGATCGTGAAAGAGGCGCAGCCGGTCAGCCGCAGCGTCAAGTCGCGCGACGAGGCGGTTGCGTTCTTCAAGGGCATCGGCGAGCACTACAAGGCCGAGATCATCGAGTCGATCCCGGCCGACCAGGACCTGTCGCTCTACAGCCAGGGCGAATTCACCGACCTGTGCCGCGGCCCGCACGTGCCCGGTACCGACAAGCTGCGCAGCTTCAAGCTGATGAAGGTCGCCGGCGCCTACTGGCGCGGTGACCACAACAACCAGATGCTCAGCCGCATCTACGGCACCGCCTGGCTCAACGACAAGGATCTCAAGGCCTACCTGCTCCAGCTGGAGGAAGCCGAGAAGCGCGACCACCGCAGGATCGCCAGGCAGCAGGACCTGTTCCATCTGCAGGAAGAGGCGCCCGGGCTCATCTTCTGGCACCCCAAGGGCTGGTCGATCTGGCAGGTGGTCGAGCAGTACATGCGCAAGGTGTACCGGGATTCCGGTTACGACGAAGTGCGCTGCCCGCAGATCCTCGACGTGTCGCTGTGGCAGAAGTCCGGCCACTGGGACAACTACCAGGAAAACATGTTCTTTACCGAGTCGGAGAAGCGTACCTACGCGCTGAAGCCGATGAACTGCCCGGGCCACGTGCAGGTGTTCAACCACGGCCTGCACAGCTATCGCGACCTCCCGATCCGTTATGGCGAGTTCGGCGCCTGCCACCGCAACGAGCCGTCGGGTGCGCTCCACGGCATCCTGCGCGTGCGCGGGTTCACCCAGGACGACGGCCACGTGTTCTGCACCGAGGGGCAGATCGAGTCCGAGGTGACCGCGTTCCACCGCCAGGCGATGGCGGTCTACGCCGATTTCGGCTTCACCGACGTGCAGGTCAAGCTCGCCCTGCGTCCTGAACCGCGCCTGGGCGACGACGCGACCTGGGACAAGGCCGAGGACGCGCTGCGCTCGGCGCTGCATTCGGCCGGGGTGGAATGGGAGGAGCTGCCCGGCGAGGGCGCGTTCTACGGCCCGAAGATCGAGTACCACCTGCGTGACGCGATCGGCCGCACCTGGCAGCTGGGCACGATGCAGGTCGACTTCATGATGCCGGGCCGCTTGGGCGCCGAGTACGTCGACGAGCACAGCCAGAAGCGCCACCCGGTCATGCTGCACCGCGCAATCGTGGGGTCGATGGAGCGTTTCATCGGCATCCTGATCGAGCACCATGCAGGCCAGTTCCCGGCCTGGCTGGCACCGGTCCAGGCGGTCGTGATGAACATCACCGATGCCCAGGCCGACCACGTCGAGGAGGTCCGGAAATCCCTTGCAAATCAAGGGTTCCGGGTCCAAAGCGATTTGCGCAACGAGAAAATCGGCTATAAGATTCGCGAGCACACGCTGCAGCGCGTGCCGTACCTGCTGGTGGTCGGGGACCGCGAGAAGGAGAACGGCATGGTTGCGGTGCGGACCCGCGGGGGGGAGGATTTGGGGTTGATGACCACCGCCGAGTTCGCCGCGCGTTTACGTGACGAGGACGCCGGCTGA
- the infC gene encoding translation initiation factor IF-3: MSTPDKRNRKNQEIRVPKVRVIGSDGEMVGVLSRDEALSLAQEEGLDLVEIQPHGDPPVCRVMDFGKFMFDLQKKANAAKKKQKQVEIKEVKFRPVTDEGDYQIKLRKMRGFLEEGDKIKVNIRFRGREMSHQELGREMAARIEADLGEDIVIESRPRLEGRQMVMMIAPKKKV, encoded by the coding sequence ATCAGTACCCCCGACAAGCGGAACCGCAAGAACCAGGAGATCCGCGTCCCGAAAGTGCGCGTGATCGGCAGCGACGGCGAGATGGTTGGCGTGCTCTCGCGCGACGAAGCCCTGAGCCTTGCCCAGGAAGAAGGACTCGACCTGGTCGAAATCCAGCCGCACGGCGACCCGCCGGTCTGCCGCGTGATGGATTTCGGCAAGTTCATGTTCGACCTGCAGAAGAAGGCCAACGCGGCCAAGAAGAAGCAGAAGCAGGTCGAGATCAAGGAGGTCAAGTTCCGCCCCGTGACCGACGAGGGCGACTACCAGATCAAGCTGCGCAAGATGCGCGGGTTCCTGGAGGAAGGGGACAAGATCAAGGTCAACATTCGCTTCCGTGGCCGCGAGATGAGCCATCAGGAGCTCGGCCGCGAGATGGCCGCCCGGATCGAGGCCGACCTCGGCGAGGACATCGTGATCGAATCGCGCCCGAGGCTCGAAGGGCGTCAGATGGTCATGATGATCGCGCCCAAGAAGAAGGTCTGA
- the rplT gene encoding 50S ribosomal protein L20, translating to MARVKRGVQARRRHKKILKQAKGYYHARRKVFRVAKQAVTKALQYAYIGRKQKKRNFRSLWITRINAASRANGMSYSRFMNGLLKAGITLDRKVLADIAVHDAAGFAALTEKAKGALAA from the coding sequence ATGGCACGAGTCAAACGTGGTGTGCAGGCGCGTCGTCGCCACAAGAAGATCCTCAAGCAGGCCAAGGGCTACTACCACGCCCGCCGCAAGGTCTTCCGCGTCGCCAAGCAGGCGGTCACCAAGGCGTTGCAGTACGCCTACATCGGCCGCAAGCAGAAGAAGCGCAATTTCCGTTCGCTGTGGATCACCCGCATCAATGCGGCGTCCCGCGCCAACGGCATGAGCTACAGCCGCTTTATGAATGGTCTCCTGAAGGCCGGCATCACCCTCGACCGCAAGGTGCTGGCGGACATCGCCGTGCACGACGCGGCGGGTTTTGCCGCGCTGACCGAGAAGGCCAAGGGCGCGCTCGCAGCGTAA
- the pheS gene encoding phenylalanine--tRNA ligase subunit alpha, producing the protein MSEIETLTRQALADIAAADSPAAIEALRVALVGKSGTITGQLKQLGKLPAEERKAAGAAINEARDTVSAALGERKQALESAALDARLADETIDVTLPGIDSGRGGLHPVSRTLERITDIFGRLGFELSDGPEIEDDWHNFEALNFPPHHPARAMHDTFYFDDGRLLRTHTSGVQVRYMQDLLATGGQPPLRMIAAGKVYRSDSDQTHTPMFHQVEGLLVDEHASFADLKGTLAEFVRAFFERDFEMRFRPSYFPFTEPSAEVDIAWQQPDGSTRWLEVLGCGMVHPNVLRNVGIDPEKYTGYAFGLGVERFAMLRYGVDDLRSFFENDVRFLRQFA; encoded by the coding sequence ATGAGTGAGATCGAAACCCTGACCCGCCAGGCGCTGGCGGACATCGCTGCCGCCGACTCGCCGGCCGCCATCGAGGCCTTGCGGGTCGCGCTGGTCGGCAAGTCCGGCACCATCACCGGCCAGCTCAAGCAGCTGGGCAAGCTGCCGGCGGAGGAGCGCAAGGCGGCCGGCGCCGCGATCAACGAGGCGCGCGACACCGTGTCGGCGGCGCTGGGCGAGCGCAAACAGGCGCTCGAGTCCGCCGCGCTGGATGCCCGACTCGCCGACGAAACCATCGACGTCACCCTGCCGGGCATCGACTCCGGCCGCGGCGGGCTGCATCCGGTGAGCCGCACGCTCGAGCGCATCACCGACATCTTCGGGCGCCTCGGCTTCGAGCTGTCCGACGGCCCCGAGATCGAGGACGACTGGCACAACTTCGAGGCACTCAATTTCCCGCCACACCATCCGGCGCGGGCGATGCACGACACCTTCTACTTCGATGACGGCCGGCTCCTGCGCACCCACACCTCGGGCGTGCAGGTGCGCTACATGCAGGACCTGCTGGCAACCGGCGGCCAACCGCCGCTGCGGATGATCGCGGCAGGCAAGGTCTACCGCAGCGACAGCGACCAGACCCACACGCCGATGTTCCACCAGGTCGAAGGCCTGCTGGTCGACGAGCACGCCAGCTTCGCCGACCTCAAGGGCACCTTGGCCGAGTTCGTTCGTGCGTTCTTCGAGCGCGATTTCGAGATGCGCTTCCGCCCGAGCTATTTCCCCTTCACCGAGCCGTCGGCCGAGGTCGACATCGCCTGGCAGCAGCCGGACGGATCCACACGGTGGCTGGAGGTGCTGGGCTGCGGGATGGTCCACCCGAACGTACTCCGCAACGTCGGCATCGACCCGGAGAAGTACACCGGCTACGCCTTCGGGCTGGGTGTCGAGCGCTTCGCGATGCTGCGCTACGGGGTCGACGACCTGCGCAGCTTCTTCGAGAACGACGTGCGCTTCCTGCGCCAGTTCGCCTGA
- a CDS encoding pilus assembly protein, giving the protein MKTNARRQHPSRWSAPLVAALATFVALPASAGLTLPSTPPGAGNGIPPNILFILDDSGSMVFDAMPGDSISDWKDRTYVHNSVYYNPATTYLPWKGADGNRLTGGTTYAAAYADLSRASGGTINLASSDSCEWVDRNGANREVCGGTQTFYVPKDPSSTDATYLASQRNYYRYQLRTGGTTRRSELVQQWDGDWEWGNHTATTPTNRSDTDERGNYAVWFSYHRTRMKAAKAGASEAFSGLDGEKYRVGFTTIWGPNGDGYDNAEFLIPVATDNGLFRGNNRTTWFSRLFEARGYNGTPLLPALQRAGNYFSQTGDTGPYGGTKDSSGKQFQCRQNFSILTTDGYWNSGTSGVGNADASAGTKISAPANADGSPGKTYTYDPVAPYKGSASTTLADVAMHYWKTDLRTDLNNIVPTSALNPAFWQHMVTFGISIGLTGTVDQSSVKQVIDKGGVSRNGADLTDWPDPTDTENDERIDDLLHAAVNGHGEFVAATDPSAFAKALESALATIGERVGSRSNVSASSTSISTETKLFQAKYISESWSGDIIAYPVTASGVNENSPVWKASEEFPAWALRRIVTTDAAGTRGPFPTAAQATALGTSAEGFSIADYLRGDDSGEEANGGDLRNRPHLLGDVIHSSPFYSKDADTLYVGANDGMLHAFNGATGAEVFAYVPRGVQMAQLKELSARSYTHRYFVDGPITVSDRNMTRTVTYPNGRNILAGTLGHGGKGVFALDVTNPASFTATDVKFDIAGDADMGLVMGEPIVARLNNGSVSVIFGNGVNSTNDRSVLWIVDVDTGAVTKLQTSTATNNGLSGPRGWDSDGNGTVDLVYAGDQQGNVWKFSLEADAASAWGVAGNKANKINNANSDNFAPLFIATDASGNRQPISGAVSLGIDPVNYKRWVFFGTGRLLTNEDLSSKAVQSMYGIIDGDSIGTRAANDGANGLLVERTITESGSIAGKPVRAFESSSVTMPAGKRGWLVDLLTPPNQLAEGERIIGDAQVVGPVFITSSIIPSSDPCTPGGRGYINAINAFTGGSVGEHFFDVDGDGSFSDDEINGKAVGSIDLGVGMNTDSVLIDKLLSAGGSSGGTGSVRINPDSSSGRVSWREVLRK; this is encoded by the coding sequence ATGAAGACCAATGCCCGACGCCAACATCCGTCCCGCTGGAGCGCGCCGCTTGTCGCCGCACTCGCCACCTTCGTGGCCCTGCCCGCATCGGCTGGGCTGACGCTGCCCTCGACCCCACCGGGAGCCGGAAACGGGATCCCGCCGAACATCCTGTTCATCCTCGACGACTCCGGCTCGATGGTGTTCGATGCGATGCCGGGCGATTCGATCAGCGATTGGAAAGACCGGACATACGTCCACAACTCCGTCTACTACAACCCTGCGACCACCTACCTGCCCTGGAAGGGTGCCGACGGAAATCGTCTGACCGGTGGTACCACTTACGCCGCCGCATATGCAGATCTCAGTCGCGCCTCCGGCGGGACGATCAACCTGGCGAGTAGCGATAGTTGCGAATGGGTCGACCGGAACGGCGCAAACCGTGAAGTGTGTGGTGGCACCCAGACGTTCTATGTTCCAAAGGACCCGTCCAGCACGGATGCCACCTATCTCGCATCGCAGCGGAACTATTACCGGTATCAGTTACGCACTGGTGGGACCACGCGACGTTCCGAGCTCGTGCAACAGTGGGACGGTGACTGGGAATGGGGCAATCACACTGCCACAACGCCAACCAACCGGTCTGACACTGACGAACGCGGCAACTACGCGGTCTGGTTTTCATATCACCGCACCCGCATGAAGGCTGCGAAAGCTGGTGCCAGTGAAGCTTTTTCGGGCCTGGATGGGGAGAAATACCGGGTCGGTTTCACGACCATCTGGGGTCCCAACGGGGACGGATATGACAACGCGGAGTTCCTCATTCCGGTAGCGACGGACAACGGTCTGTTTCGCGGCAACAACCGGACGACCTGGTTCAGCCGGCTGTTCGAAGCACGCGGATACAACGGCACCCCGCTGCTTCCGGCGCTGCAGCGCGCGGGCAACTATTTCAGCCAGACCGGTGATACCGGTCCTTATGGCGGCACGAAGGACTCGTCCGGCAAGCAGTTCCAGTGCCGGCAGAACTTCTCGATCTTGACCACCGACGGTTACTGGAACTCAGGGACTTCCGGCGTCGGCAATGCGGACGCCAGCGCCGGGACGAAGATCTCCGCGCCGGCCAACGCTGATGGCTCGCCCGGCAAGACCTACACCTACGACCCCGTTGCGCCCTACAAGGGCAGTGCCTCGACGACGCTGGCGGACGTTGCGATGCACTACTGGAAGACCGACCTCCGGACCGATCTGAACAACATCGTTCCCACCTCGGCTCTCAACCCTGCGTTCTGGCAACACATGGTCACCTTCGGCATCTCGATCGGCCTGACCGGCACGGTGGACCAGTCGTCGGTCAAGCAGGTGATCGATAAGGGCGGTGTCAGCCGGAACGGCGCCGACCTGACCGACTGGCCCGATCCGACCGACACCGAGAACGACGAACGCATCGACGACCTCCTGCATGCGGCCGTCAACGGTCACGGCGAATTCGTAGCCGCGACCGACCCCAGCGCCTTTGCAAAGGCACTGGAAAGCGCCCTCGCCACGATCGGTGAGCGCGTCGGCTCCCGGTCCAACGTTTCGGCCAGCAGCACGTCCATCAGCACCGAGACCAAGCTGTTCCAAGCCAAGTACATCAGCGAGAGCTGGAGCGGCGACATCATCGCCTACCCGGTTACCGCGAGCGGTGTGAACGAGAACAGCCCCGTCTGGAAGGCCTCCGAGGAGTTTCCTGCATGGGCTTTGCGGAGGATCGTCACGACCGACGCCGCCGGTACCCGCGGCCCCTTCCCGACGGCGGCCCAGGCGACTGCGCTGGGTACCAGCGCGGAGGGTTTCAGCATCGCCGACTACCTGCGTGGCGACGACTCGGGCGAGGAAGCCAATGGCGGCGACCTCAGGAACCGCCCGCATCTGCTGGGTGACGTGATCCACAGCTCGCCGTTCTATTCAAAGGATGCCGACACGCTCTATGTCGGTGCCAATGACGGCATGCTGCATGCCTTCAACGGGGCGACCGGCGCGGAAGTCTTCGCGTACGTGCCGCGTGGGGTGCAGATGGCCCAGCTCAAGGAGCTGAGTGCTCGCAGCTACACGCACCGCTATTTCGTCGATGGTCCGATCACGGTGTCCGATCGCAACATGACCAGGACGGTTACGTATCCGAACGGCAGGAACATCCTCGCGGGCACGCTGGGTCACGGCGGCAAGGGCGTCTTTGCCCTGGACGTGACCAATCCGGCCTCGTTCACCGCGACCGACGTCAAGTTCGACATCGCGGGTGACGCGGACATGGGCCTGGTGATGGGCGAACCGATCGTTGCCCGTCTCAACAACGGTTCCGTCAGCGTCATTTTCGGTAACGGCGTCAACAGCACCAATGACCGCTCGGTCCTATGGATTGTCGATGTCGACACCGGGGCGGTCACTAAGTTGCAGACCAGCACGGCCACCAACAATGGCCTTTCCGGACCGCGTGGCTGGGACTCTGACGGCAATGGCACTGTCGACCTGGTTTATGCAGGTGACCAGCAGGGCAACGTCTGGAAGTTCAGCCTCGAGGCTGACGCGGCGTCCGCGTGGGGCGTCGCGGGCAACAAGGCCAACAAGATCAACAACGCAAACAGCGACAATTTCGCTCCGCTCTTCATTGCGACGGATGCCAGCGGCAACCGCCAGCCGATCAGTGGTGCGGTGTCGTTGGGCATCGATCCGGTCAACTACAAGCGCTGGGTGTTCTTCGGAACGGGCCGTCTGCTGACCAACGAGGACCTTTCGAGCAAGGCTGTGCAGAGCATGTACGGCATCATCGACGGAGACTCGATCGGAACTCGGGCAGCCAACGATGGTGCGAACGGCCTGCTGGTGGAGCGCACGATCACCGAAAGCGGGTCGATCGCCGGCAAGCCGGTCCGGGCGTTCGAGTCCTCCAGTGTCACGATGCCCGCCGGAAAGCGCGGTTGGCTGGTGGACCTGTTGACCCCGCCCAACCAGCTCGCCGAGGGTGAACGGATCATCGGCGATGCGCAGGTCGTGGGCCCGGTGTTCATCACCTCCAGCATCATTCCCAGCAGCGACCCTTGCACACCGGGCGGCCGTGGTTACATCAACGCGATCAATGCGTTCACCGGTGGCAGCGTTGGCGAGCACTTCTTCGATGTCGATGGAGACGGGTCGTTCAGCGACGACGAGATCAACGGCAAGGCGGTCGGTTCGATCGACCTCGGCGTGGGCATGAACACTGACAGCGTGCTGATCGACAAGCTGCTGAGCGCCGGCGGCTCCTCCGGCGGTACCGGCTCGGTCCGCATCAACCCGGACTCCTCGTCCGGCCGGGTTTCCTGGCGTGAAGTCCTGAGGAAGTGA